A segment of the Clostridia bacterium genome:
AGACAAATCATGCGAGTCGCTTCCCTCATGGGAAGCGTGGATTGAAGTATCACCCCATACTCGTATAACTACCGGAGCTAAAGTCGCTTCCCTCATGGGAAGCGTGGATTGAAGTACAAAATTAAATAATGGTAATAAAAAAGGTTTCTCTAGGATAAGATATAGCAAAACAGAGGAAGGAAAATAAAGATGTCCAAGAGAAATCTTTTGCGTTTTTTATTGAGGATTAAATTATGTGGTAAAAACTTAAAAAGATATTTAGCTGTTTTGGATGTTTCTAAGAATAATGAAGAAACAATGGAATATAATTTAGTATCATTGGCTCGGGAAGCGAGAAAAGAATTAGAAGAGGCGGAACTATTGTTTAATGAGGTTGAAGATTTGGAATTAATTAATTATGCGGTTTTGACAATGGGAGCGGCGGAAAGAAAATATGTGCATTTAATAAAAAAAGCTCGTGAAGAAAAGGTAATTCACGAGGATCTTTATATGCTTTATAAATAGTTTTGTGGAGGTAGTAATATGGAAATAGGTGTAATATTAGCAACCCTTTTATTATTAATAGTTCTTTATTTGTTGATTCGTTTGGCTTTGGGACCTTTAAAAATTGTTACCCGCTTTTTGGGGCATTGTGTTATAGCTTTAATTGTTTTAGTGTGTTTTAATTTTTTAGGTTATTATTTGGGTTTCCGTTTACCGGTAAACCCGGTAAGTGTAATTGGGGTGGGTGTTTTGGGAGTGCCTGGATTGTTGTTAGTAGCATTTTTAAATTATTTGTTTATATAAATTGTCTTCCCGGAGTGGCTGTGTTAAACTGAGAGGACTACGGGAGGGACTAATTATGTTGTTAGGGGTGTTCTTGAATTCTTTTGCGGTTATTTTAGGTGGCTGTATAGGGCTTTTATTAGGGAGGGGTTTATCTGATAGAATAAGTGAAACTATTATGAATGGTCTGGCTTTATGTGTCCTGTTAATTGGTATTAGTGGTTCTTTAGAAGGGGAAAATGTGCTTTTGGTAATTTTAGCGGTGGTTTTAGGTGCATTATGTGGAGAAGGCTTTGATCTAGAAGGAAGAATCGAGCGGAGGGTTAAAAAATTACAGGTTGATTCACAAATAGTTCAGGGTTTTATCACGGCTAGTTTGTTATTTTGTGTGGGGGCAATGGCTATAATAGGTTCATTGCAGAGTGGTTTAAGTGGTACACATGAAATATTAATGGCCAAGTCTCTTTTGGATGGCACTGCGGCCTTTGTACTTGCCTCTACTTTGGGTGTGGGGGTTATCTTGGCGGTAATACCATTGTTTTTTTATCAAGGTGGATTGGTTGTTTTATCTGGAATAATTGAACCTTATTTAACCTCGGAAATGATTCAGGAACTTACCTGTGTTGGCTCCTTATTAATTATTGGTATAGCTTTAAATATGTTAAAAGTTACTGATTTAAAAATAATGAACTATGTGCCTGCTCTTTTTGTGATTGTTCTGCTCTGTCTTTTTAAATAAAGGTTGAGTAACGGCTGGTAAAACGGTATTGGCGTTCACGTTCATGATAAAGGGTAATTTCCTGTCGAATTTGATTTAGTTTAAATTCGTCAATTCCGGTGATTAGGGATAATTCGTGATCTTCAATGTCTTTTTTCCAAGCTCTAATAATTTTGTGGACATCACATTTATATTTTTTACTAAGTGCAGTGATATCTATTGATTGATTAGGCATTTAGTTCACTCCTTATTTAGTCTTATTCTATCCTAAAGTTTTCTTTTTTTTGCAGTAAGTT
Coding sequences within it:
- a CDS encoding DUF2508 family protein, encoding MSKRNLLRFLLRIKLCGKNLKRYLAVLDVSKNNEETMEYNLVSLAREARKELEEAELLFNEVEDLELINYAVLTMGAAERKYVHLIKKAREEKVIHEDLYMLYK
- a CDS encoding SigmaK-factor processing regulatory BofA; translation: MEIGVILATLLLLIVLYLLIRLALGPLKIVTRFLGHCVIALIVLVCFNFLGYYLGFRLPVNPVSVIGVGVLGVPGLLLVAFLNYLFI
- a CDS encoding DUF554 domain-containing protein, which gives rise to MLGVFLNSFAVILGGCIGLLLGRGLSDRISETIMNGLALCVLLIGISGSLEGENVLLVILAVVLGALCGEGFDLEGRIERRVKKLQVDSQIVQGFITASLLFCVGAMAIIGSLQSGLSGTHEILMAKSLLDGTAAFVLASTLGVGVILAVIPLFFYQGGLVVLSGIIEPYLTSEMIQELTCVGSLLIIGIALNMLKVTDLKIMNYVPALFVIVLLCLFK